The following proteins are encoded in a genomic region of Streptomyces gobiensis:
- a CDS encoding maleate cis-trans isomerase family protein: MTNAVGPRAVFGVVVPSTNTVVEHDYWTAGVRGVAYRAGSMYIPDPVMGDDRGFEALLGQIRASIGTAVRDVLTAVPDRMVMGMSAETFWGGVEGNAAFERRLRDRTGLPVTTGASSCRAALRELGCHRIAVFSPYQPVADREVGRFFTEAGFDVTAVTGLRCPTAMDIARVPDERLRQVVGELDGPDVDAIVQVGTNLSFVALADTLEAELGKPLIAINSATLWHALREHGIDDRVAGAGLLLREH; the protein is encoded by the coding sequence ATGACCAACGCCGTCGGCCCACGCGCCGTCTTCGGGGTCGTCGTACCCAGCACCAACACGGTCGTCGAGCACGACTACTGGACCGCGGGCGTCCGCGGCGTCGCGTACCGCGCCGGTTCGATGTACATCCCCGATCCGGTGATGGGTGACGACCGCGGCTTCGAGGCGCTGCTCGGCCAGATCAGGGCGTCCATCGGCACCGCGGTGCGGGACGTCCTGACGGCCGTGCCCGACCGTATGGTCATGGGGATGTCCGCCGAGACCTTCTGGGGCGGCGTCGAGGGAAACGCGGCGTTCGAGCGGCGGTTGCGCGACCGTACGGGACTGCCCGTGACGACGGGCGCGAGTTCCTGCCGGGCGGCCCTCCGGGAGCTGGGCTGCCACCGGATCGCGGTCTTCTCGCCCTACCAGCCGGTGGCCGACCGGGAGGTGGGCCGCTTCTTCACCGAGGCCGGGTTCGACGTCACCGCCGTGACCGGCCTGCGCTGCCCGACCGCAATGGACATCGCCCGCGTCCCGGACGAGCGGCTGCGGCAGGTGGTGGGCGAGCTGGACGGGCCGGACGTCGACGCCATCGTGCAGGTCGGCACCAACCTGTCGTTCGTGGCGCTCGCTGACACGCTCGAAGCCGAACTCGGCAAGCCGCTGATCGCCATCAACAGCGCGACGCTGTGGCACGCGCTGCGCGAGCACGGCATCGACGACCGCGTCGCCGGGGCAGGTCTGCTGCTGCGTGAGCACTGA
- a CDS encoding dihydroorotase — protein sequence MARYDLLITNGTLIQPHVGEVRADLAVKDGRIAALGHDLSTADAHEVVDATDRVVLPGAVDAHYHLGIYRDLALDAYEETRSSLVGGATTVLSYFRTGEHYLNRTGRYEDIFPEVLRAVAGRAFTDYGFHLAPITTDQIGEIPRLMVEHGVTSFKYYMFYKGFNLASSSRDAKSFRMADDGQEYDLGHLFELMEGVASAGAADPGRRRVSLSLHCEQSELMRLFIDRVRKNGDPQTLAAYHQGRPPLTERVAIGEATTLAQAARCPVNLLHLSGADALDAARIARRSHPGLDVRTEVTLHHLCLDHASLDAAVAGLGAKVNPPLRTRHDNEALWAGVLDGDIDWIASDHACCMEEHKGDELWPALPGFGGTALLYPVLLSEGHHRRGLPLHRVAELVSANPARAYGLTRKGSLLVGADADIVVADLDRRQTVSTDLLLSGQDHCPFDGVELRGWPVTTVVGGRVAYRDGVVVGEPSGRYVRR from the coding sequence ATGGCACGCTACGACCTGCTCATCACGAACGGCACGCTCATCCAGCCCCATGTGGGCGAGGTGCGTGCGGATCTCGCCGTCAAGGACGGCCGCATCGCCGCCCTGGGCCACGACCTGTCCACCGCCGACGCCCACGAGGTCGTCGACGCCACCGACCGCGTCGTCCTGCCGGGTGCCGTCGACGCGCACTACCACCTGGGCATCTACCGCGACTTGGCGCTGGACGCCTACGAGGAGACCCGGTCCTCACTCGTCGGCGGCGCCACCACCGTGCTGTCGTACTTCCGTACCGGAGAGCACTACCTCAACCGCACCGGACGCTACGAGGACATCTTTCCCGAGGTGCTGCGGGCCGTGGCCGGCCGGGCGTTCACCGACTACGGCTTCCACCTCGCCCCGATAACCACCGACCAGATCGGTGAGATTCCGCGCCTGATGGTCGAGCACGGCGTCACCTCGTTCAAGTACTACATGTTCTACAAGGGCTTCAACCTCGCCTCCAGCTCCCGTGACGCCAAGTCCTTCCGGATGGCCGACGACGGCCAGGAGTACGATCTCGGGCACCTCTTCGAGCTCATGGAAGGCGTCGCGTCAGCCGGCGCCGCCGACCCCGGGCGGCGCCGTGTCTCCCTGTCGCTGCACTGCGAACAGTCCGAACTGATGCGGCTGTTCATCGACCGCGTACGCAAGAACGGCGATCCGCAGACCCTCGCCGCCTACCACCAGGGCCGACCGCCGCTCACCGAACGCGTCGCCATCGGCGAGGCCACCACGCTGGCCCAGGCTGCCCGGTGCCCGGTCAACCTGCTCCACCTCTCCGGTGCCGACGCGCTCGACGCGGCGCGCATCGCCCGGCGCAGCCACCCCGGCCTCGACGTACGCACCGAGGTCACCCTCCACCACCTGTGCCTGGACCACGCGTCACTCGACGCGGCGGTTGCCGGCCTCGGGGCCAAGGTGAACCCGCCCCTGCGCACGCGGCACGACAACGAGGCGCTGTGGGCCGGGGTGCTCGACGGCGACATCGACTGGATCGCCTCCGACCACGCCTGCTGCATGGAGGAACACAAGGGGGACGAACTGTGGCCCGCCCTGCCCGGCTTCGGCGGCACCGCGCTGCTGTACCCGGTGCTGCTCTCCGAAGGCCACCACCGCCGCGGCCTGCCGCTGCACCGGGTGGCCGAGCTGGTGTCCGCCAACCCGGCACGCGCGTACGGCCTGACCCGCAAGGGCTCCCTGCTGGTGGGCGCCGATGCGGACATCGTCGTGGCCGACCTCGACAGACGGCAGACCGTGTCCACGGACCTCCTGCTGTCCGGCCAGGACCACTGCCCGTTCGACGGAGTGGAGCTGCGCGGCTGGCCGGTCACCACCGTCGTCGGCGGCCGCGTCGCCTACCGCGATGGCGTCGTGGTGGGCGAGCCCTCGGGCAGGTATGTCCGCCGCTGA
- a CDS encoding CaiB/BaiF CoA transferase family protein, which produces MSDGPLRGVSVLDCATLFAGPLAATILGDFGADVVKVEHPRKHDPARTHGPAKDGIGLWWKSLARNKHTVTIDFGGPSGAALLRRLAARADVLIENFRPGTLERWGLGPDVLHEVNPRLVVARVTGFGQFGPYAGRPGFGTLAESMSGFAAVTGEPDGPPTLPPFGLADGVAALTLAGAVQTALYHRDVHGGPGQVIDLAIIEPLLTLLGPQPTAYDQLGIVPERTGNRSVNNAPRNTYRTRDGKWVAVSTSAQSVAERVLTLVGHPEVTTEPWFATGSGRAAHADLLDRYVGDWIAGRDLTDVVDVFDKAHAAVAPVYDIRDVFTDPQYQALDSLTTVEDDELGPVRMQNVLFRLSHSPGAIRWTGRGPGADNDAIFSGRLGLDVDELAALREEGAI; this is translated from the coding sequence ATGTCCGACGGACCCTTGCGCGGCGTCTCCGTGCTCGACTGCGCGACGCTCTTCGCCGGACCCCTGGCGGCGACGATCCTGGGTGACTTCGGGGCAGACGTCGTCAAGGTCGAGCACCCGCGCAAGCACGATCCCGCGCGTACGCACGGCCCCGCGAAGGACGGCATCGGCCTGTGGTGGAAGTCGCTGGCCCGCAACAAGCACACGGTGACCATCGACTTCGGCGGGCCGTCGGGGGCGGCCCTGCTGCGCCGGCTGGCCGCGCGGGCGGACGTCCTGATCGAGAACTTCCGCCCCGGCACGCTCGAACGGTGGGGTCTGGGACCGGACGTCCTGCATGAGGTCAACCCCCGGCTCGTCGTCGCCCGGGTGACCGGCTTCGGCCAGTTCGGTCCGTACGCCGGGCGCCCCGGGTTCGGCACCCTCGCCGAGTCGATGAGCGGCTTCGCCGCCGTCACCGGCGAACCCGACGGCCCTCCGACCCTGCCGCCCTTCGGGCTCGCCGACGGCGTCGCGGCGCTCACCCTGGCCGGTGCCGTACAGACGGCGCTGTACCACCGCGACGTGCACGGCGGTCCCGGCCAGGTCATCGACCTGGCCATCATCGAACCCCTGTTGACGCTGCTCGGCCCGCAGCCCACGGCGTACGACCAGCTCGGCATCGTGCCGGAACGCACCGGCAACCGGTCGGTGAACAACGCACCGCGCAACACCTACCGCACGCGCGACGGGAAGTGGGTGGCGGTCAGCACCTCCGCGCAGTCGGTCGCCGAGCGCGTGCTGACCCTGGTCGGTCACCCCGAAGTGACCACCGAGCCGTGGTTCGCCACCGGTTCCGGCCGTGCCGCGCACGCCGACCTCCTCGACCGGTACGTGGGCGACTGGATCGCGGGGCGCGACCTCACGGACGTCGTCGACGTGTTCGACAAGGCCCACGCCGCGGTGGCGCCCGTCTACGACATCCGCGATGTCTTCACCGACCCGCAGTACCAGGCGCTGGACTCGCTCACCACCGTTGAGGACGACGAGCTCGGACCCGTGCGCATGCAGAATGTCCTTTTCCGCCTGTCCCACTCCCCCGGCGCCATCCGGTGGACGGGACGCGGCCCCGGGGCCGACAACGACGCGATCTTCTCGGGCCGGCTGGGCCTCGACGTCGACGAGCTGGCCGCACTGCGCGAGGAAGGTGCCATTTGA
- a CDS encoding cyclase family protein has product MSSGTKTTGALWELAARAQVFDLAQPMRRGMPQSPNHPPYRMLLERRHGDMVRADGGSAANELIVTGGHVGTHVDALAHVSQDGCVHGGVPAGDVQGHEGLSALGIEEFPPYVGRGVLLDIARLHGVTTLPAGHKVTAGELAAAEREGAAVRPGDAVLVSTGWSRLWHDADTFVGTIGGAPGPGTEAARWLADRGVRLVGGETIAFEHIAPGKGHATLPVHRILLVEAGIHIVETMRLYGLADAGAAEFLLVLAPLPLVGATGAPARPLAVVERG; this is encoded by the coding sequence TTGAGCAGCGGGACGAAGACGACCGGTGCCCTGTGGGAACTGGCCGCCCGCGCCCAGGTGTTCGACCTGGCGCAGCCCATGCGCCGCGGCATGCCGCAGTCCCCCAATCACCCTCCGTACCGGATGCTCCTGGAGCGGCGGCATGGCGACATGGTGCGGGCGGACGGTGGCTCGGCGGCCAACGAACTCATCGTCACGGGCGGCCATGTGGGCACCCACGTCGACGCACTCGCCCATGTCTCTCAGGACGGTTGCGTCCACGGCGGTGTGCCCGCCGGGGACGTGCAGGGCCACGAGGGCCTCAGCGCGCTGGGCATCGAGGAGTTCCCCCCGTACGTAGGTCGCGGCGTACTCCTCGACATCGCACGCCTGCACGGCGTCACGACCCTCCCCGCCGGGCACAAGGTGACGGCCGGCGAACTCGCCGCCGCCGAACGCGAAGGCGCGGCCGTCCGCCCCGGCGACGCCGTGCTCGTCTCCACGGGCTGGTCACGGCTCTGGCACGATGCCGACACCTTCGTGGGCACCATCGGCGGCGCTCCCGGGCCCGGCACCGAAGCGGCGCGCTGGCTGGCCGACCGGGGCGTGAGGCTGGTCGGCGGCGAGACCATCGCCTTCGAGCACATCGCGCCCGGCAAGGGCCACGCCACCCTCCCGGTCCACCGGATCCTCCTGGTCGAGGCGGGCATCCACATCGTCGAGACCATGCGCCTGTACGGACTGGCCGACGCGGGCGCCGCCGAGTTCCTCCTGGTGCTCGCCCCTCTCCCGCTGGTCGGCGCCACCGGTGCCCCGGCCCGTCCCCTGGCGGTGGTGGAGCGTGGCTGA
- a CDS encoding MmgE/PrpD family protein, translating to MADATGTPAVPYAHRLAAFATAARDEPLPPPVTADVLGRILDTVGNCLAALAQDDDAEAQAAVGRVARRAGGVPEASVIGSAERLPADRAALLTGTLAHALDFDDTHLPSVLHPSASVVPAALAAGEAAGASGRELIAAVAAGGEVCVRLGVASYDAALRNSVFFEKGLHATSICGTVGAAVAAGLLYGLDGTRLADAIGIACSLGGGIIEANRTGGTVKRVHCGWAAHAGVSAAQLAAEGITGPPTVLEGRFGFFRAYLDDAWQAGPFLARLDRMDEAGSWELLRTVFKPYPSNHFTHPGIDCALALRAAGLHPDAVKSAELGVAAAPLRTVGAPRELKIRPTTPYHAKFSGPYTVASALIGGGGLGLHLDDFSPEAFADPRRLALAEKVSVVVDEQCDEEFPRSFSAVLRVRTYDGRHWEHRVRSSRGGPGSPLTLNELETKYRLNAARVLPEEAATALASRIRALPGRGDLHGLLPTHTGRFAPGGRGG from the coding sequence GTGGCTGACGCGACCGGCACACCGGCCGTGCCGTACGCCCACCGGCTCGCCGCCTTCGCCACCGCGGCCCGGGACGAGCCGCTGCCGCCGCCGGTCACGGCCGATGTCCTCGGCCGGATCCTCGACACCGTCGGCAACTGCCTCGCCGCGCTCGCGCAGGACGACGACGCCGAGGCGCAGGCCGCCGTCGGGCGCGTCGCGCGGCGGGCCGGCGGCGTACCCGAAGCCTCGGTGATCGGCTCTGCGGAGCGGCTGCCCGCCGACCGGGCCGCTCTGCTCACCGGCACGCTCGCCCACGCGCTGGACTTCGACGACACGCATCTGCCCTCCGTGCTGCACCCCTCGGCGTCCGTGGTGCCCGCGGCCCTCGCCGCGGGCGAGGCGGCCGGTGCGTCAGGTCGCGAGCTGATCGCGGCCGTGGCCGCCGGCGGTGAGGTCTGCGTACGCCTCGGGGTCGCCTCGTACGACGCGGCCCTGCGCAACTCGGTGTTCTTCGAGAAGGGTCTGCACGCCACGTCGATCTGCGGGACCGTGGGCGCCGCCGTCGCCGCAGGGCTGCTCTACGGCCTCGACGGCACTCGGCTCGCCGACGCCATCGGCATCGCATGCTCCCTGGGCGGGGGGATCATCGAAGCGAACCGCACGGGCGGGACCGTCAAGCGCGTCCACTGCGGATGGGCCGCACACGCCGGCGTGAGCGCCGCCCAGCTGGCCGCCGAAGGGATCACCGGGCCGCCCACCGTACTGGAGGGGCGCTTCGGGTTCTTCCGTGCCTACCTGGACGACGCCTGGCAGGCGGGTCCGTTCCTCGCCCGCCTGGACCGGATGGACGAGGCCGGTTCGTGGGAACTGCTGCGCACCGTGTTCAAGCCCTATCCCTCCAACCACTTCACTCACCCGGGGATCGACTGCGCCCTCGCCCTGCGCGCTGCCGGGCTGCACCCGGACGCGGTCAAGTCCGCCGAACTGGGGGTCGCGGCGGCTCCGTTGCGGACCGTCGGCGCGCCGCGTGAGCTCAAGATCCGTCCCACGACGCCGTACCACGCGAAGTTCTCCGGCCCGTACACCGTCGCCTCCGCGCTGATCGGCGGCGGTGGGCTGGGCCTGCACCTCGACGACTTCTCGCCGGAGGCGTTCGCGGACCCACGGCGGCTCGCGCTGGCGGAGAAGGTGAGCGTGGTCGTGGACGAGCAGTGCGACGAGGAGTTTCCCAGGTCCTTCAGCGCTGTGCTCCGGGTGCGCACGTACGACGGGCGGCACTGGGAACACCGGGTGCGCTCCTCACGCGGCGGACCGGGGAGCCCGCTCACGCTGAACGAGCTGGAGACGAAGTACCGGCTCAACGCGGCACGTGTGCTGCCGGAAGAGGCGGCCACGGCGCTGGCCTCCCGGATACGGGCGCTGCCCGGCCGCGGCGACCTCCACGGTCTGCTGCCCACGCACACCGGGCGGTTCGCCCCGGGCGGCCGGGGCGGGTAG
- a CDS encoding HpcH/HpaI aldolase/citrate lyase family protein, with product MTPRSWLYVPGNRPSLLGRALTRGADAVIVDLEDAVPATAKEAARDQVARWIAAQRPGGSCSLWVRINPGAAGHADARAVAAPALDGVCMAKCAGPEQVRALDAVLGEREREAGIAVGRIAVSPLLEDAAAVLAAPAIAAAAPRVVQLQLGEADLCAELDMEPGEDERELLALRTHVLLASAAAGIRPPVGPVFTDYRDADALRRSTQGLRRLGYRSRACVHPAQLAVVHEVFTPRPAEVDRARRLVDRYEAAVRAGQAVLTDDGRMIDEAVVRGARRILAAGEAV from the coding sequence GTGACCCCGCGCTCATGGCTGTACGTGCCCGGCAACCGGCCCTCACTCCTCGGCAGGGCCCTCACCCGGGGCGCCGACGCCGTCATCGTCGACCTCGAGGACGCCGTGCCCGCGACCGCGAAGGAAGCCGCCCGTGACCAGGTCGCTCGCTGGATCGCCGCACAGCGGCCCGGCGGGTCGTGCTCCCTCTGGGTGCGGATCAACCCGGGCGCGGCCGGCCACGCCGACGCCCGAGCGGTTGCCGCCCCGGCTCTGGACGGCGTGTGCATGGCCAAGTGCGCCGGGCCCGAGCAGGTCCGCGCTCTGGACGCCGTCCTCGGCGAACGCGAGCGTGAGGCCGGCATCGCCGTGGGCCGGATCGCGGTTTCGCCGCTATTGGAGGACGCCGCGGCGGTGCTGGCGGCCCCCGCCATTGCCGCCGCGGCACCACGCGTCGTACAACTCCAACTCGGCGAGGCCGACTTGTGCGCCGAACTGGACATGGAACCGGGGGAGGACGAGCGCGAACTGCTGGCCCTCCGTACCCACGTGCTGCTGGCGTCCGCCGCCGCCGGCATCCGCCCGCCCGTGGGTCCCGTCTTCACCGACTACCGCGACGCGGACGCCCTGCGGCGCTCCACGCAAGGGCTGCGACGGCTCGGCTACCGGTCCCGTGCCTGCGTCCACCCGGCTCAACTGGCCGTTGTGCATGAGGTCTTCACGCCCAGGCCCGCGGAGGTGGACCGGGCCAGGCGGCTCGTCGACCGGTACGAGGCGGCCGTGCGGGCCGGGCAGGCGGTGCTCACCGACGACGGCCGGATGATCGACGAGGCCGTCGTACGCGGCGCCCGCCGCATCCTCGCAGCGGGCGAAGCCGTATGA
- a CDS encoding neocarzinostatin apoprotein domain-containing protein, giving the protein MRLLAPGWSGRAAPAAAMACALLLCGSTSAAAAPKEGTATARVSAAVGLTEGQKITVTGQGFRPGLPSVAVGLCRKGYTGTKDCDLGGGATLVNIDGSGRLPTVTLTVRARFAGVDCRTAACVVGISPLPSAAPAALRAANTVDIPVGFRGGTVPGEPSGTGSAATGTGGGTARAPDARWGGPSTALWAASTGVTVLCAALALVFPRRNRSPLPHTGGTP; this is encoded by the coding sequence ATGAGACTTCTCGCGCCCGGCTGGTCCGGACGGGCGGCCCCCGCCGCCGCGATGGCGTGCGCCCTGCTCCTGTGCGGCAGCACGAGCGCCGCCGCGGCTCCGAAGGAAGGGACGGCGACGGCGAGGGTCTCCGCAGCCGTCGGCCTGACCGAGGGACAGAAGATCACCGTCACCGGTCAGGGCTTCCGGCCCGGCCTCCCCTCGGTCGCCGTCGGCCTCTGCCGGAAGGGTTACACGGGCACCAAGGACTGCGATCTGGGCGGCGGCGCCACACTGGTCAACATCGACGGCTCCGGCCGGCTGCCCACGGTCACGCTCACCGTCCGGGCCAGGTTCGCCGGCGTCGACTGCCGGACCGCCGCATGCGTGGTCGGCATCTCCCCGCTGCCGTCCGCCGCCCCCGCCGCTCTGCGCGCCGCCAACACCGTCGACATTCCCGTGGGTTTCCGGGGCGGCACCGTGCCGGGCGAGCCCTCGGGCACGGGCAGCGCCGCCACCGGCACGGGCGGCGGCACTGCCCGTGCGCCGGATGCGCGCTGGGGCGGGCCGTCGACCGCGCTGTGGGCGGCGTCCACCGGCGTGACCGTGCTGTGCGCCGCCTTGGCCCTCGTCTTCCCGCGACGCAATCGATCCCCACTCCCCCACACCGGAGGTACACCATGA
- a CDS encoding neocarzinostatin apoprotein domain-containing protein, with product MTPLWLSRSTAALAAATALAVTALAAPAAAAPSLTVSKSTGLVPGDKVTVSAKGLSPNQPFVPLGLCKPNPAGPTDCATAPESSVIGKTDASGVWHSASSNGTTARITVKAKVGGVDCTAKAGACVIAVSITATRELAQVPLTVGAGGTTSPSPSTPPATSGATTSGGVGSLPETGSSDGIPVALLGGGTLLVLGASVMLLVRRRRAGTD from the coding sequence ATGACACCCCTATGGCTCTCCCGTTCCACCGCCGCCCTCGCGGCGGCAACGGCCCTCGCGGTCACGGCTCTTGCCGCTCCCGCCGCAGCGGCGCCCTCGCTGACGGTGAGCAAGTCGACCGGTCTGGTGCCCGGTGACAAGGTCACCGTTTCCGCGAAAGGGCTCAGCCCCAACCAGCCGTTCGTTCCGCTCGGGCTCTGCAAGCCGAACCCGGCCGGACCGACGGACTGCGCGACCGCACCGGAGTCCTCGGTCATCGGGAAGACGGACGCGTCCGGCGTCTGGCACAGCGCGTCGTCCAACGGCACCACCGCCCGGATCACCGTCAAGGCGAAGGTGGGCGGCGTCGACTGCACCGCGAAGGCGGGGGCGTGTGTCATCGCCGTCTCCATCACGGCGACCAGGGAGCTGGCCCAGGTGCCGCTGACGGTCGGCGCGGGCGGCACCACGTCCCCCTCGCCCAGCACTCCCCCGGCCACCAGCGGCGCCACCACGTCCGGCGGCGTCGGCAGTCTCCCGGAGACCGGTTCCAGCGACGGGATACCCGTGGCGCTGCTCGGCGGCGGCACCCTGCTCGTGCTGGGCGCCTCGGTGATGCTCCTGGTGCGCCGCCGACGGGCCGGCACGGACTGA
- a CDS encoding adenosylcobinamide amidohydrolase, whose product MTAALPTRTAALSDARIVERGEDGTVLPMLVWAPGPGWRMLSSAVLGGGWDERHWVVNAQVRGGYRRMDTYRHLSTIAAEAGLRGPGVGLMTAASVRDVRRAAEEGAEALVTAGVGVHGWAATTGPSTAGPPPAGTINIIAALPVPLSPAAYVNAVATATEAKVQALLDAGLDASGTPTDAVCVAAPVAGDGQVEEMFMGPRSVWGARLARTVHAATYQACLHDRVTRERERDERRAPVR is encoded by the coding sequence GTGACCGCAGCCCTTCCCACCCGCACCGCCGCGCTGTCCGACGCCCGGATCGTGGAGCGCGGGGAAGACGGGACCGTCCTGCCCATGCTGGTATGGGCGCCCGGACCAGGCTGGCGCATGCTGTCCTCCGCCGTCCTGGGCGGCGGCTGGGACGAGCGGCACTGGGTGGTGAACGCCCAGGTGCGCGGTGGCTACCGCAGGATGGACACCTACCGCCACCTGTCCACCATCGCCGCGGAAGCCGGCCTGCGCGGGCCGGGCGTCGGGCTGATGACCGCCGCCTCGGTACGGGACGTCCGCCGCGCGGCGGAGGAGGGCGCGGAAGCGCTCGTCACCGCCGGAGTCGGCGTGCACGGGTGGGCCGCCACCACCGGCCCGTCCACGGCCGGACCGCCGCCCGCCGGGACCATCAACATCATCGCCGCGCTCCCCGTCCCCCTGAGCCCGGCGGCGTACGTCAACGCGGTCGCGACGGCCACGGAGGCCAAGGTGCAGGCGCTGCTGGACGCCGGTTTGGACGCGTCCGGCACGCCGACCGATGCGGTGTGCGTTGCCGCGCCCGTCGCGGGCGACGGCCAGGTGGAGGAGATGTTCATGGGCCCCCGCTCGGTGTGGGGCGCCCGGCTGGCCCGTACCGTCCACGCGGCCACGTACCAGGCGTGCCTGCACGACCGTGTCACGCGCGAACGGGAACGGGACGAGCGCCGGGCGCCGGTTCGCTGA
- a CDS encoding isochorismatase family protein, with product MNAASGGPSGGLDEDYRAAGFGRRIGWGERPAVLLVDPVRAYADPDSALFLRTAADALAAMERLARTARQTGLPVVFTAVRYTREPASHVPHFHRKVPGLDAFREDSPHARFTAACPPLPGDDTVYKHYPSAFFGTGLHERLTSYGVDTLVIGGFSTSGCVRASALDALQYGFQPLVVREAVADRDPAPHEANLFDLDSKYADAVGLDEACAALGGLLGGRPPRSPR from the coding sequence GTGAACGCGGCGTCCGGCGGTCCGTCAGGTGGTCTGGACGAGGACTACCGGGCCGCCGGATTCGGCCGACGTATCGGCTGGGGGGAGCGGCCGGCCGTCCTGCTGGTCGACCCGGTACGGGCCTACGCCGACCCCGACTCCGCACTCTTCCTGCGGACGGCGGCCGACGCCCTCGCCGCCATGGAACGCCTCGCCCGCACCGCCCGCCAGACGGGTCTGCCGGTGGTGTTCACCGCCGTGCGCTACACCCGCGAACCCGCCTCCCACGTACCGCACTTCCACCGCAAGGTTCCCGGCCTCGACGCCTTCCGCGAGGACAGCCCACACGCCCGCTTCACCGCGGCGTGCCCGCCCCTCCCCGGTGACGACACGGTGTACAAGCACTACCCGAGCGCTTTCTTCGGCACCGGCCTGCACGAACGGCTGACGTCGTACGGCGTGGACACATTGGTCATCGGAGGCTTCTCCACCAGCGGATGCGTCCGCGCCAGCGCGCTGGACGCCCTCCAGTACGGCTTCCAGCCCCTCGTCGTACGCGAAGCCGTCGCCGACCGCGATCCCGCACCGCACGAGGCGAACCTCTTCGACCTCGACTCCAAGTACGCCGATGCCGTGGGCCTCGACGAAGCCTGCGCCGCGCTCGGTGGACTGCTCGGTGGACGACCGCCCCGATCGCCCCGGTGA
- a CDS encoding CaiB/BaiF CoA transferase family protein has protein sequence MTGPLSDIRVLETGTLLAGPYCGQLLGDHGAEVIKLEDPSRGDPMRQWGRERPYGKSLWWPVVARNKKSVTCNLRHPDGQALARELAARADVLVENFRPGTLERWGLGHDELAALNPRLVLVRVTGYGQSGPYASRAGFGSIGEAMGGIRHITGEPDRPPSRTGISLGDALAGTMAAYGAVMALHARERTGTGQVVDSALYEAVLAYMESLLPEWEIGGYQRERTGAVLPNVAPSNAYPTADGATVLIAANQDTVFRRLTEVMGREDLTDNPHYASHTARGAHQRELDALITAWTAQQQSEDLLAALHRAGVPAGKTYTAADMLADPHFAARRAIVRVPHPDFGEIPMQNVVPRLSATSGAVRWAGPALGEHNDEIYGQLLGLTDERREKLTAEGVI, from the coding sequence ATGACTGGACCTCTGTCCGACATCCGTGTCCTGGAGACCGGCACCCTGCTCGCCGGCCCCTACTGCGGCCAACTCCTCGGCGACCACGGTGCCGAGGTCATCAAGCTCGAAGACCCCAGCCGCGGCGACCCCATGCGCCAGTGGGGGCGTGAACGCCCCTACGGAAAATCGCTGTGGTGGCCCGTCGTCGCCCGCAACAAGAAGTCCGTCACCTGCAACCTGCGCCACCCCGACGGCCAGGCCCTCGCCCGTGAACTCGCGGCCCGCGCCGACGTCCTGGTCGAGAACTTCCGCCCCGGCACCCTGGAACGCTGGGGCCTCGGCCACGACGAGCTCGCCGCCCTCAACCCCCGCCTCGTCCTCGTCCGCGTCACCGGCTACGGGCAGAGCGGACCATACGCGTCCCGTGCCGGCTTCGGCTCCATCGGCGAAGCCATGGGCGGCATCCGGCACATCACCGGCGAACCTGACCGGCCCCCGTCCCGTACCGGCATCTCCCTCGGCGACGCCCTCGCCGGCACCATGGCCGCGTACGGAGCCGTCATGGCGCTGCATGCCCGGGAACGCACCGGCACGGGCCAGGTCGTCGACTCCGCACTGTACGAAGCCGTCCTCGCCTACATGGAGTCCCTGCTGCCCGAGTGGGAGATCGGCGGTTACCAGCGCGAACGCACCGGAGCCGTCCTCCCCAATGTGGCACCCAGCAACGCCTATCCGACCGCCGACGGCGCCACCGTCCTCATCGCCGCCAATCAGGACACCGTCTTCCGGCGCCTCACCGAGGTGATGGGCCGGGAAGACCTCACCGACAACCCCCACTACGCCAGCCACACGGCGCGCGGCGCGCACCAGCGCGAACTGGACGCCCTCATCACCGCCTGGACCGCACAGCAGCAGTCCGAGGACCTGCTCGCGGCCCTGCACCGGGCAGGAGTCCCCGCCGGCAAGACCTACACCGCCGCCGACATGCTCGCCGACCCGCACTTCGCCGCGCGCCGGGCCATCGTGCGCGTACCGCACCCCGACTTCGGCGAGATCCCCATGCAGAACGTCGTACCGCGCCTGTCCGCCACATCCGGAGCCGTCCGCTGGGCCGGCCCGGCCCTCGGTGAGCACAACGACGAGATCTACGGGCAGCTGCTCGGCCTGACCGACGAGCGGCGGGAGAAACTCACCGCCGAGGGGGTGATCTGA